CTGAGAGACGGGGTTTGGAGTCTTGTCGCAGGGGGTGCCGGCCCCGCAGGGATGAGGATTGTGCAGACGAAGCGCCGGTTCCGGTCGGTTGGAGAGTTGATGAACCGGCACTCCGAAGCCAGTGTCACCGGCAAAGCTGCGCGAACTTGCGCTCCGGGATCGGAGGCGGCGAGGGGTGCAGCATCAATCCCTGCTCTTCCACATCCACCCGCGCGTCGGGATAGACGGCGAGTGCCAATTGAAGCGCTTCGATGAAGCGCTTGCGGAAATCGCGCAGGCGGCTGTAACCGGCGCCGAATTGTTCGAACACCGCCGGCCAGGTGATGGGAGTGGAGCGGTTCAGGCTGTGCAGCCGGTAGGCCAGCCAGATATAGATGTCGATGCTGGTGCTGTTGTTCTGGATATGGCGCAGCGCCGGTTCCCAGATCGGCACCGGATGGGCCTTCAGCTCGCGGAAGAAGGCCTCGGACAGCAGGACGCGGTCTTCCCACAGCGATCCCTGGCCCGGTTCCGCACCGGCATTCGTCGAGAAATGGATGCCGCCCTTGACGATCGACCCTTTTTCGAAGCCGATGCTGTGGGCGTCCTCCCAGGCGAAGGTCAGGTTGCAGGCGGCGATGCGCGAAGCCTGCTCGCGGATGTCGCGATAGGTCTGGCCGCCCACCGACAGGCCCATGCGGTCCAGCCACTCGTGCATGCTGCGGCCCAGCTCGACCTCGCGGCTGTCTGTCTGGATCGCCCGTGTCTGCAGATACAGCAGGATCATCCGCGCGCGGCTGCCGTACGGAACACCGTAAAGCTTAAAGCCACCGTTGCGGATCGGCAGTCGTCCGGGTTCGATCAGCAAGCGGATCTTATGTCCGCGACGCTCCCAGGGCTGGTCATCGGGAAGACGACGATGCGGCAGGGCCGTCAGCGCAAAACCTGAATAGGTGATGCCAAGCTCCTGCCGCTCCTCTTCGAGGACGGCAGCGGCGACATCGACTAGCGAACGCTGATCCGGATCGGTTTGGAGCGCCTTCGCCTGGTCGCGTCCCAACTGGGTGATCAGGGTGTGTATCTGTCCCATAGCGAGCTGACCTTGGCACGACTTTGCGGTCAACGCTATATCACGCTCGGTTAGTGCCAGCAATTTGGAGTCTTGTCGCTCAAACTATTTGTACGGTTATTTGATTCAGTTAATAGTTTGCGCGACAAGACTCCAGTAGAGAATCGCGAGTCGCGCGACAAAACTCCAGAACTCCCGCGACAAGACTCCAGCGGATAGTCCGCATTGCCTGTGGATTTTTCGGCTGACGCGACAAGACTCCAAGCGGGACATTTCGATTCGGCCCCGAATCGCTTCGGAGTCGCTCATTTCCGAGTCGCGTAAGCGAATCGACGACGACTCGTCGATGATTCACACCTTTCCATGCCGCTCCCCGCGGGTTTGCCCGCAGCCGGGCTTGGAGTTCTGTCGCGCCCTTTCCGGCTCGGCTCTCCCGTGAGCCGTTCGCGAGAGCCCCATCCGGCTCGCGGCGGGGCTGTCCGACGGCAAGGCGGCAAGGGGGGCGCGACAAGACTCCAACCTTCATCCTGGCCTTGGTGTTTCCCCTGGTCCCGGATGCGCGTTGCCCGAGGGGGCGTGTTTGGAGTCTTGTCTCGCCTTCCTCCCGGAAGGGGCGCTCCGGTCGGGTGGGTCTCGGAGGGGTGCTTGTGAAGCGCGGAAAACGCGGTCTATAACGAACCGCCATGGCGCCGGCCCCCAGGCTTTGCCTTACAGGGGCTTCCGGCGCCCCACCACACGCTCACACAACAGATGGCGGCAGGTTGACCTTCTTTACCGTCCATGGACGGCAAATTCTCAAGCCTCACGGCATGAGTTCCTGCTTCACCGAGGACTGCCCAGGATGCCGAGGCACCCCAGGACTGACATCCCCTCCACAGGCAGTCACCGCCAGTCCGGCGGCCAGAATATTTTGTGCGGCGTTATGGTCCCGGTCATGATGAGCACCGCAGTGCGGGCACACCCATGCACGATCAGCCAGTGTCAGTATATGTCCGGTCGCTCCACACGCGCTGCAGGTTTTGGTCGACGGATAAAACCGACTGATCTGAACCAGCGTTCTTCCATACCACGCCGCTTTGTAGTTCAGCTGACGGAGAAGCTCTCCCCAGCTGGCATCGGCGATCGCACGACTGTGGCGCTTTGTCCGCAGCATACCTTCAACCGACAATGTCTCAACCGCGATCACTTGGTTTTCGTTGATCAATCGACGAGACAGCTTATGCAGGAAGTCCTGTCTGGCGTGGCGGACGGCAGCATGGGCGCGCGCCTGTTTCAACTTAGCCTTCGTCCAGTTTCTGGAGCCTTTTTGTTTGTGCGCCAGACGGCGCTGTTCTCGAACCAGCCGCTTCTGACGTTTGGACAGATGGCGCGGGTTGGCAATTTTCTCTCCGGTGCTGAGGACAGCAAGGTTTGTCAGCCCGAGATCGATGCCCACCGCACTGCCACCGCTCAAAGGTTTGATGGAGGCCGTAACACGGCAAGCGACGTACCAGCGCCCGTCCGGCTCCCGAATCACCGTGACCGTGCTCGGTTCACCAGGAAGTACACGCGACCACACCACGGCCAAAGGCTCTTTCATCTTTGCCAGCGTGAGCATGCCATTGCGGTAGGTGAAGCCGGACTTGGTAAACTCCGCCGACTGTCGGCTGTCCTTCCGGCGGAATTGTGGGTAACGGGCGCGTTTGTGAAAGAAGCGCTGGTAAGCCGCCTCAAGATGGCGCAGGCACTGTTGGAGCGGGACGCTGGACACTTCGTTCAACCACACAAACTCGGGCTGTTTTTTCAGTGCCGTCAGCATGGCGTTCGTCTGGGTGAAGCCGCATCGCTCCTTGCGCTCCTTCCACGCCGCTTCTCGCAGTGTACGGGCACGGTTATAGATAACACGCACGCAGCCGAACGTTCGATTCAGCAAGTCCGTTTGCTGCGTCGTGGGATAGAAACGAAAACGGTAGGAGCATTCGACCGGATTCATAGAATTCTTATACCAGGAGTTGCGGCAATGTTCAAGTTTTGTTCTGCCGCCGAACACCCATACTTCCTCTGCCGCCGATCGGCGGCGCCCTCTATACGGAGAGCCCAATGAACGGCAATTCCGCGCAGAAGATCGTCCCGGTGCTGCTGTCCGGCGGTACGGGGTCCCGTTTGTGGCCCTTGTCGCGCGAACTGTATCCCAAGCAGTTCCTGCCGCTCTGCTCTGACCGGACGATGCTCCAGGACACCGCCCTGCGGGTCAGCGCGCAACAACCCGGCTCCATGCAGTCCGGCGCGCTTGCGGAGGCCGTCTTCGCGGCTCCCCTGGTGATCTGCAACCAGGAGCACCGCTTCCTCGCCGCCGAGCAGCTGCGCCAGTCGCGCTGCACCCCGCGCGGCATCATTCTGGAGCCGGCCGGCCGCAACACCGCCGCCGCCTGCGCGCTCGCGGCCCTGGCGGTCGCGGCCGACGATCCGGATGCGCTGCTGCTGATCCTGCCGGCCGACCACGAGATCCGCGACGCCGAGGCTTTCCGCCGCGCCGTCGGCATCGCCGCCCGCGCCGCCCAGGCCGGCCGGCTGGTCACCTTCGGCATCACCCCGACCCGGCCGGAGACCGGCTACGGCTATATCCGCCGCGGCCACTCGATGGACGAGGCCGACGGCGCCTACAACGTCGCCGCCTTCGTCGAGAAGCCGTCGCTGGAAGTGGCGGAGCGCTATCTCGCCGAGGGCAGCTATGCCTGGAACAGCGGCATGTTCCTGTTCCCGGCTGCCCGCCTGCTGGCCGAACTGGAGCGCCATGCCCCGGCGGTGCTGGCTGCCTGCCGCGAGGCGCTGGAGCAGGGGGCCAGGGACCTCGACTTCTTCCGCCTGGATGCCGCCGCCTTCGCCAAGGCGCCCAGCATCTCCATCGACTATGCGGTGATGGAGCGCACCGACCGCGCCGCCGTCGTCCCCTGCGAGATCGGCTGGACCGACGTCGGCGCCTGGTCGGCGCTGTGGGATGTCGGCAACAAGGACGGCGAGGGCAACGTCATCGTCGGCGATGTGCTGCTGGAGGGGGCCCGCGACTGCTACGTCCGCAGCGAGAACCACCTGACCGCGGTGGTCGGGGTGGAGAATGCCGTGGTGGTGGTGGTGGACGACGCCGTTCTGGTCGCCGACCGCTCCCAGGCCCAGGACGTCAAGCGCATCGTCGACCGGCTGAAGGCCGAGGGCCGCAGCGAGTCGGTCAGCCACCGCCGGGTCCATCGCCCCTGGGGCTCCTACCAGTCGCTGCACACCGGCGACCGTTTCCAGGTCAAGAGCCTGACCATCGCCCCCGGCTCGCGCCTGTCCTTGCAGAAGCACCATCACCGCGCCGAGCATTGGGTGGTGGTCAACGGCACCGCGCTGGTCACCCGCGGCGAGGAGCAGGTGATGGTCTACGAGAACCAGTCGATCTACATCCCGATCGGCACGGTCCACCGGCTGGAGAACCCCGGCAAGGTGCCGCTGACCATCATCGAGGTGCAGTCCGGCTCCTATCTGGGCGAGGACGACATCGTCCGGCTCGAGGACGTGTACGGCCGCAACTGATCCGCAGACCGACCGCAAAGAGGCATGAAGCGCAAGCGTCGCTTGTGTCTCTTTGCGGGCGGTGGCATTGGCGGCTTGGTCCCGGTCGCCGCCTTCCGGTAAAAAGACGATGCGAGGGTGCCGCAGCGGCGCCCCGCTTTCTGCTGCCGGGACCATCATGACCATCGATCCGCCGCCGGACGACCGCATCCCCGAACTCTATGCCGACGGGGTCTTCGACATCGGCTTCGGCAACGGCATGGTCCGCATCGACCTGTTCAGCCTGTCGGCCCTGCGCAAGGACGCCAACGGCCACCCGCTGCCCGCCATCCGCCAGCGGGTGGTGATGAGCCTGCCGGGCTTCCTCGCCAGCCTGTCCGCCCTGGAAGGCATGCGTCAGCGGCTGGAGGCCGCCGGCGTGCTGCCGCCCAATTCCGGCATGGTGCCGCCGCCTGCGCCGGCCCCTGCCGCTCCGGCGTTCCAGAGCCCGGTGCCGGCCCCGATCCAGCCGGCCTCCCCCACCGGTCCGTCCACCGGCCCCGCGACCCCTGCCTCCCCGCCCGGACGGCCCCGCTCGCCGAATTTCGGCTGACCGATGCCGGACGCCAGCACGACCGTCGCGCCGTCCCCTCCGCCCGGTCCGGACGCCGCCCCCGACCGCGACGAGAGCACCGCGCTGCGCTGCCTGACGCTGGTGGCGCGCCACCATGGCCTGTCGGCCTCGCCGTCCGCCCTGCGCGCCCGTGTCGCCCCCGGCCCCAGCGGACCAAACGGTGAGCCGTCCACCGCCGACCTGCTGCGCATCGCCGCCGCCACCGGCTTCAAGGCGACCGCCCGACGGCTCGACTGGAAGGGGCTGCAGTCCCTTCCCCCCGTCTTCCCGCTGCTGGCGCGGCTGACCAACGGCAACACCGTCATCCTGGTCGGACTGTCGCGTCCGTCCCGTCCCGATGAGGAACCGGTGGTCGGCGTCGTCGATCCGCTGGCCGACCGGCTGGACGTGATCGACGTGCCGCGCGACCGCTTCCTGGAGCGCTGGGACGGCGAGCTGGTCTTCCTCAAGCCGCGTCACGGCCTCGGCGATCCGCGCCAGCCCTTCGGCCTGCGCTGGTTCGTGCCGGAGATCCTGCGCCAGAAATCGGCCTTCCGCGACGTGGTGGCGGCGGCGCTGGTCCTGCACGCGCTCGCCCTTGCCGTCCCGGTCTATTTCCAGATCGTGATCGACAAGGTGCTGGTGAACGAGACCGTCGCCACCCTGCAGGTGCTGACCATCGGGGTGCTGGGCGCCCTGCTGTTCGAGGCGGCCTTCCGCTTCCTGCGCCAGTTCATCCTGCTGGCGGCGGCCAACCGCATCGACATCCGCCTTTTGAACCGCACCTTCGGCCATCTGCTCGACCTGCCCATCACCTTCTTCGACGGGCATTCAGCCGGCGTCACCGTCCGCCACATGCAGCAGGTGGAGCGCATCCGCGAATTCCTGACCGGCAACCTCTTGTCCACCGTGCTCGACAGCCTGGTGCTGGTGGTCTTCCTGCCGGTGCTGTTCTTCTATTCGGTCAAGCTGACGCTGGTGGCCCTGCTGTTCGCAGGCCTGATCGCCGGGGTGATGGTCGCTCTGGTGCCGGTCTACCGCAGCCGGCTCGGCGACCTCTACAACGCCGACGCCGAGCGGCAGGCCATGCTGGTGGAGACCATCCACGGCATGCGCACCGTCAAGTCCTCCGCCCTGGAACCGCAGCAGCGCCGCAGCTGGGACCGCAAGGCCGCCCGCGCGGTGACCAGCCATTACCGGGTCGGCCGCATCTCCATCGCCGCCCGCACAGTGACCGAGTTCCTGGAGAAGGCGATGATGGTGGCGGTGGTCGCCGTCGGCGCCTTCGACGTCTTCGACCGCCAGCTGTCGGTCGGCGCCCTGATCGCCTTCCAGATGCTGTCGGGCCGGGTGGTGACGCCGCTGGTCCAGATCGTCTCGCTGATCCACCAGTATCAGGAGACCGCCCTGTCGGTGCGCATGCTGGGCGAGGTGATGAACCACCCGGCCGAGCCCAGGCGCGAGGGCAGCGGCGCCTGTCCTTCCCTGATCGGCCGCATCGAGATCGAGGGGCTGTGCTTCCGCTACGACCGCAACCGGCCGCCGGCGCTCGACGGCGTCACCCTGACCGTGCCGGACGGCTCGGTCGTCGGGCTGGTCGGGCGCAGCGGCTCGGGCAAGAGCACGCTGATGCGGCTGCTCCAGGGCTTCTACCCGGTGCAGGAGGGCAGCATCCGCTATGACGGGCTCGACATCCGCGAGCTGGATCTGGCCCATCTGCGCCGCTCCATCGGCGTGGTGCTGCAGGAGAATTTCCTGTTCCGCGGCACCATCCGCGACAACATCGCCATGACCATGCCGGAGGCCAGCCGCGAGGAGATCGTCGAGGCCGCCCGGCTGGCCGGCGCCGACGAGTTCATCCACCGCCTGCCCGACGGCTACGACACGCTGGTGGAGGAGGGGGCGAGCAACCTGTCCGGCGGCCAGAAGCAGCGCATCGCCATCGCCCGCGCCCTGCTGCCCCAGCCGCGCATCCTGATCCTGGACGAGGCGACCAGCGCGCTCGACCCCGACAGCGAGGCCATCGTCATGGCCAACCTGCGGCGCATCGCCCGCGGACGCACCGTTCTGATCGTCACCCACCGCCTCTCCACCCTGACCGGCTGCGACACCATCGCCGTGCTGGAGCAGGGCCGCCTGCTCGACCTCGCCCCCCACCCCACCCTGCTCGACCGCTGCGCCGAATACCGGCATCTGTGGCAGCAGCAGAACCGGGGGCGCTGAGCCATGCCCGACAGGCGGATGCCCGAAATCGACGGCCAGGATGCCGCCCAGGCCGGGACCGGCCGCGAGATTGTCCCGGCCAAGACCGAAGCCCCTGCCCCTGCTCCCCCGGCCCGCCGCCGCACCGCCCTGCCCGCCCCGTCGCCGGGCTTCGCGCTGGACTATCTGCCGGACGGCGCGGCGATCGAACATGCGCCGCTGCCCCGGGCGGCGCGTTCCACCCTCTATGTGCTGGCCGGGCTCCTGGTGGCGCTGGTCCTGTGGGCCGGCTTCGCCCAGGTCGACCGCATCGTCACCGCCGGCGGCCGGCTGGTGACCACCGCCCCGCTGGTGGTGGCCCAGCCGCTGGAGACCGCGGTGGTGCGCGGCGTCGACGTGCAGGTCGGCGACCGGGTGCGGGCCGGCGACCGTCTGGCGACGCTCGACCCCACCTTCGCCGCGGCGGATCTGGCCGACCTGACCGCCAAGCTCGCCAGCGTCGAGGCCCAGATCGGCCGGCTGCGCGCCGAGCTGGACGGCAGCGACTTCATCCCCGCCGACACCCCCGATGCGGCGGTGCAGGCCGCCATCCTGGAGCGCCGCCGCGCCGAATACCGCTCCCGCCTCGCCTCGCTGGACGAGAAGGCGGGGCAGCTGGACAGCGCCATCGCCGCCGGCCGCCGCGCCCAGGCCGGGCTTGCCGAACGGCTCGCCGTGGTCGGCGAGGTGGAGGACATCCGCCGCCAGCTTCAGGAGCGCCAGACCGGTTCCCGCCTGACGTATCTCGAGGCGCGGGTCGAGCGGCTGCGCCTGCGCGACGAGCTGACCGCCCTGCAGGACCGCGAGCAGGCGAGCGCGCATGAACTGCGCGGCGTCCAGGCCGACCGCGCCGCCTTCATCGACGAGTGGCGCCGCAAGACGGCGGAGGATCTCGTCGAGCAGACCCGCCAGCGGGCCACGCTGGTGGAGCAGATCGCCAAGGCCGAGCGCCGCCGCTCGCTGGTCACCCTGACCGCCCCGGTCGACGCGGTGGTGCTGGAGGTGGCCAAGCGCTCCGTCGGCTCGGTCATCCGCGAGGCCGAGCCGCTGGTCACGCTGGTTCCCGCCGACGTGCCGCTGGAGGTGGAGGCGGAGATCCCATCGCGCGACATCGGTCTGGTCCGGGTCGGCGATGTCGTGCGGGTGAAGCTGGACGCCTTTCCCTTCCAGCGCCACGGCACCCTTCCCGGCGAGATCCGCACCATCAGCGCCGACGCCTTCACCCACGACCCGGCCCAGGGCGCCCAAGGCGCCGCCAACTCCGACGGCCCCCGGCCGACCGCCGGCGCCGTCTTCCGCACCCGCATCCGCCTGGCCGACACGAGGCTGGAGGAGGTGCCGGAGGGCACGCGGCTCAGCCCCGGCATGGTCGCCTCGGCCGAGATCCGCGTCGGCACCCGGTCGGTGCTGTCCTACTTCCTCTATCCGGTGATCCGCGTGCTCGACGAGGGCATCCGCGAGCCGTAGTTGCGGCGGAGGGGCCGATGCAGTAGAGCCTCTTGCGGGGTCGGAGAGGGACCGACGGGGTGTTCGCCGCCCCCGCGGGCCGAAGGCTCGGCGGTTCCGCCTCCCCCCGCTTCAGTCCCTGGTGCTTCGGAGCCTTCTTCCATGCCTTCCGCCGCTTCCCGGCCGCTCGTCCATCGTCTGGTGGACGCCGTCCGCGTGCTCTTGGCCCAGCGCCTCGTCCGCTTCATCCTTGTCGGCGGAACCGCCACCGCCGCCCATGCCGGGACGACGATCCTGCTGGTCGACGGCATCGGCATGGCGAGTCCGACGCTCGCCACCATCCTGGGGACCGTGGTCGGGATCGCCACATCCTATCTGGGAAATTGGGCCTGGACCTTCGGGGCGCAGGGCGGGCATGCCCACCATCTGCCCCGCTTCCTGCTGGTCTATTCCCTCATCATGGGCTTCAACGGCGGGGCGATGTACGTGATGGAGGCCACGCTCGGCCTCCATTACCTGGCCCCGCTGTTCCTCACCCTGATCATATCGCCAATTCTGACGTTTCTTCTGAACCAGCATTTCGTGTTTCGGAACGTCCATCGAGCCTGACGGCTTCCGCCAGGAAGATCGGGGCGATCTGCCTGGGGATCAGCGCGAAGTCGCGCTTGTTGTTGAGGACGACGAACAGGCCGCCCAGCGACACGGCGGCATTCTGGACCAGGACGACCATCACGATGCCGGCCACCGTCGTCGTCCAGCCGGGCGTCGCCATCCCCAGCATCTTGAGAAGCACGGCGATGACCGCCGCCAGCCCGGACAGTGCGAAGATCGCCGCCGAGAACAGCAGGATGCGGGTGAAGGTGCGCTCGCTGAACACGGCGATCGAGCTGAGGCCGTGCACCACCAGCGAGACCAGGTTCATCTTGGACTGTCCGGCATAGCGATGGCCCCGGTCGGTGCCCACCCGGACGATGGGGCAGCGCGAGCGGATCATGGTGGCCGGGACATGCAGCAGCAGCTCGTGCATGGAGGCGAGCCGGGTCGCCGTCGCCAGCCCCATGGCGCTGAAATTGCCGAAGGAGATCGGCGTGCCGGTCAGCAGCGAGAAGACCTTCTTGTAGACCCGGTAGAACAGGGTGAAGCTCGGTCCCTCGCTGCGGCTGCGGCGGTCGGCGACCACGATGGAGCGGGGATTGTCGCGCAGGCCGGCGAGGAGGAGGGGCACATCCTCCGGCCGGTCCTCGCCGTCGCCGTCCATGATGACAACCCTGTCGGCGGCCAGCTCGACCGCCTGGCACAGGCCGATGGCGATGGCGCGCTGGTGGCCGACATTGCGCACCAGCCGCAGCAGGGTTCCCGTGAAGGGCGTCTCGGCGACCGCCTCCTTCAGCCCAGCCTCCGGCTCGGTCGAACCGTCGTCGACGATCACCAGATGGACGGCGCGCTCGTCGCTTCCCAGCGAGCGGCCGAGCCCGCGGATCAGCATCGCCACGGATTCCCAGTCGTTGAACACGGGAATGACGATGGCGAGCGTCGGCTGCCCGTCCTCCCGGAGCGTCGGCTTTTCCATGTCAGTGGACTCCATCGCCGGCCTTGGGCGGCGCATTGCGGGTCAATTGGCAGATCGAGGTGCCGTCGGCCAGCACGGCATAGGCCTCCGTTCCCGCCAGCGGCGTGGGGGCGGCGACATAGCCGTGCCAGCCGGGAGCGCTGCCGGCCGCTGCGGAGAAGGCGCGTTCCACATCCGGGCGCTTCAGGCCGCTGCGGGCCAGTCCGCGGACGATGCCGGCGCCGTCCACCAGCACGACCCATTCCGGGGTGCGGCCGGCCTGCTTGTCCCAGGCCCATCCCTCGACATAGCTCTGGCCCTTCAGCCGGCCGAGGTCGCTGACCAGGTCGAGGCTGCCGCGGCAGCGGTCGGCCGCTTCGACACGGAACAGATCGCGGGTCGGCTGTCCCAGCCACCAGGGTTGCGGGTTGGCATAGACCGACCAGTGCCGCTTGGAAAAATCGGGAACCAGAGCCTCAATCGCCTGACGGTCCGGATGGATTTCCCGCGAAAGAACGTCGTCATCTGCCACGCCATTGATAACGGCCAGCACCCCCTGCCAGTGGGCCTGGGACATGACTTCGATCATGCGTGCGTAACGGACTTGGGACAGCACGAACAGACCGGCGACCGCCAGGCAGGAAAGCGCGATGGGCGTCTTCCATGCCTGCAGGGGTTTGCGCAACGTCACGGCGGCGATCAGCCACAGGCCGATCCAGAACTGGA
The window above is part of the Azospirillum humicireducens genome. Proteins encoded here:
- a CDS encoding replication protein RepA gives rise to the protein MGQIHTLITQLGRDQAKALQTDPDQRSLVDVAAAVLEEERQELGITYSGFALTALPHRRLPDDQPWERRGHKIRLLIEPGRLPIRNGGFKLYGVPYGSRARMILLYLQTRAIQTDSREVELGRSMHEWLDRMGLSVGGQTYRDIREQASRIAACNLTFAWEDAHSIGFEKGSIVKGGIHFSTNAGAEPGQGSLWEDRVLLSEAFFRELKAHPVPIWEPALRHIQNNSTSIDIYIWLAYRLHSLNRSTPITWPAVFEQFGAGYSRLRDFRKRFIEALQLALAVYPDARVDVEEQGLMLHPSPPPIPERKFAQLCR
- a CDS encoding RNA-guided endonuclease InsQ/TnpB family protein; its protein translation is MNPVECSYRFRFYPTTQQTDLLNRTFGCVRVIYNRARTLREAAWKERKERCGFTQTNAMLTALKKQPEFVWLNEVSSVPLQQCLRHLEAAYQRFFHKRARYPQFRRKDSRQSAEFTKSGFTYRNGMLTLAKMKEPLAVVWSRVLPGEPSTVTVIREPDGRWYVACRVTASIKPLSGGSAVGIDLGLTNLAVLSTGEKIANPRHLSKRQKRLVREQRRLAHKQKGSRNWTKAKLKQARAHAAVRHARQDFLHKLSRRLINENQVIAVETLSVEGMLRTKRHSRAIADASWGELLRQLNYKAAWYGRTLVQISRFYPSTKTCSACGATGHILTLADRAWVCPHCGAHHDRDHNAAQNILAAGLAVTACGGDVSPGVPRHPGQSSVKQELMP
- a CDS encoding mannose-1-phosphate guanylyltransferase/mannose-6-phosphate isomerase, whose product is MNGNSAQKIVPVLLSGGTGSRLWPLSRELYPKQFLPLCSDRTMLQDTALRVSAQQPGSMQSGALAEAVFAAPLVICNQEHRFLAAEQLRQSRCTPRGIILEPAGRNTAAACALAALAVAADDPDALLLILPADHEIRDAEAFRRAVGIAARAAQAGRLVTFGITPTRPETGYGYIRRGHSMDEADGAYNVAAFVEKPSLEVAERYLAEGSYAWNSGMFLFPAARLLAELERHAPAVLAACREALEQGARDLDFFRLDAAAFAKAPSISIDYAVMERTDRAAVVPCEIGWTDVGAWSALWDVGNKDGEGNVIVGDVLLEGARDCYVRSENHLTAVVGVENAVVVVVDDAVLVADRSQAQDVKRIVDRLKAEGRSESVSHRRVHRPWGSYQSLHTGDRFQVKSLTIAPGSRLSLQKHHHRAEHWVVVNGTALVTRGEEQVMVYENQSIYIPIGTVHRLENPGKVPLTIIEVQSGSYLGEDDIVRLEDVYGRN
- a CDS encoding peptidase domain-containing ABC transporter, producing MPDASTTVAPSPPPGPDAAPDRDESTALRCLTLVARHHGLSASPSALRARVAPGPSGPNGEPSTADLLRIAAATGFKATARRLDWKGLQSLPPVFPLLARLTNGNTVILVGLSRPSRPDEEPVVGVVDPLADRLDVIDVPRDRFLERWDGELVFLKPRHGLGDPRQPFGLRWFVPEILRQKSAFRDVVAAALVLHALALAVPVYFQIVIDKVLVNETVATLQVLTIGVLGALLFEAAFRFLRQFILLAAANRIDIRLLNRTFGHLLDLPITFFDGHSAGVTVRHMQQVERIREFLTGNLLSTVLDSLVLVVFLPVLFFYSVKLTLVALLFAGLIAGVMVALVPVYRSRLGDLYNADAERQAMLVETIHGMRTVKSSALEPQQRRSWDRKAARAVTSHYRVGRISIAARTVTEFLEKAMMVAVVAVGAFDVFDRQLSVGALIAFQMLSGRVVTPLVQIVSLIHQYQETALSVRMLGEVMNHPAEPRREGSGACPSLIGRIEIEGLCFRYDRNRPPALDGVTLTVPDGSVVGLVGRSGSGKSTLMRLLQGFYPVQEGSIRYDGLDIRELDLAHLRRSIGVVLQENFLFRGTIRDNIAMTMPEASREEIVEAARLAGADEFIHRLPDGYDTLVEEGASNLSGGQKQRIAIARALLPQPRILILDEATSALDPDSEAIVMANLRRIARGRTVLIVTHRLSTLTGCDTIAVLEQGRLLDLAPHPTLLDRCAEYRHLWQQQNRGR
- a CDS encoding HlyD family type I secretion periplasmic adaptor subunit, giving the protein MPDRRMPEIDGQDAAQAGTGREIVPAKTEAPAPAPPARRRTALPAPSPGFALDYLPDGAAIEHAPLPRAARSTLYVLAGLLVALVLWAGFAQVDRIVTAGGRLVTTAPLVVAQPLETAVVRGVDVQVGDRVRAGDRLATLDPTFAAADLADLTAKLASVEAQIGRLRAELDGSDFIPADTPDAAVQAAILERRRAEYRSRLASLDEKAGQLDSAIAAGRRAQAGLAERLAVVGEVEDIRRQLQERQTGSRLTYLEARVERLRLRDELTALQDREQASAHELRGVQADRAAFIDEWRRKTAEDLVEQTRQRATLVEQIAKAERRRSLVTLTAPVDAVVLEVAKRSVGSVIREAEPLVTLVPADVPLEVEAEIPSRDIGLVRVGDVVRVKLDAFPFQRHGTLPGEIRTISADAFTHDPAQGAQGAANSDGPRPTAGAVFRTRIRLADTRLEEVPEGTRLSPGMVASAEIRVGTRSVLSYFLYPVIRVLDEGIREP
- a CDS encoding GtrA family protein, whose translation is MPSAASRPLVHRLVDAVRVLLAQRLVRFILVGGTATAAHAGTTILLVDGIGMASPTLATILGTVVGIATSYLGNWAWTFGAQGGHAHHLPRFLLVYSLIMGFNGGAMYVMEATLGLHYLAPLFLTLIISPILTFLLNQHFVFRNVHRA
- a CDS encoding glycosyltransferase — translated: MEKPTLREDGQPTLAIVIPVFNDWESVAMLIRGLGRSLGSDERAVHLVIVDDGSTEPEAGLKEAVAETPFTGTLLRLVRNVGHQRAIAIGLCQAVELAADRVVIMDGDGEDRPEDVPLLLAGLRDNPRSIVVADRRSRSEGPSFTLFYRVYKKVFSLLTGTPISFGNFSAMGLATATRLASMHELLLHVPATMIRSRCPIVRVGTDRGHRYAGQSKMNLVSLVVHGLSSIAVFSERTFTRILLFSAAIFALSGLAAVIAVLLKMLGMATPGWTTTVAGIVMVVLVQNAAVSLGGLFVVLNNKRDFALIPRQIAPIFLAEAVRLDGRSETRNAGSEETSELAI